In the genome of Bradyrhizobium arachidis, one region contains:
- a CDS encoding cell envelope biogenesis protein TolA: MPGKPKKKPQRKLRTYQTSLGFYDQAVAAPSMKAALEAWGASSNLFHQGVAKETEDPDVVAATMASPGVVLRRPVGSNDPFTENAQLPTDLGDGEASPKSRPKRKPRAEAKKRPVKAAPKTSRKADDQAARKAAAAFEKAERRREAERRKEEDARAKARARRDKAVATAEAALDEARREREARAAAIEAERAALDERAEAEQTRWDKQRRKLEDALRRARE; the protein is encoded by the coding sequence ATGCCAGGCAAGCCGAAGAAAAAACCGCAGAGAAAACTGAGGACGTACCAGACCTCGCTCGGCTTCTACGACCAGGCGGTCGCCGCACCCTCGATGAAGGCGGCGCTGGAGGCGTGGGGCGCGAGCTCCAATCTCTTTCATCAGGGCGTTGCGAAGGAGACCGAGGACCCTGATGTCGTCGCGGCGACGATGGCAAGCCCCGGCGTCGTGCTGAGGCGCCCGGTCGGCTCGAACGATCCGTTCACCGAGAACGCCCAGTTGCCGACCGATCTCGGCGACGGCGAGGCCAGTCCCAAGTCCAGGCCCAAACGCAAGCCCAGGGCGGAAGCGAAGAAGCGTCCCGTCAAGGCCGCACCCAAGACATCGCGCAAGGCCGACGATCAGGCCGCGCGCAAGGCCGCCGCGGCTTTCGAGAAGGCGGAGCGGCGGCGCGAAGCCGAGCGCCGCAAGGAGGAGGACGCCCGCGCCAAGGCGCGCGCGCGACGGGACAAGGCTGTCGCCACGGCCGAAGCCGCGCTGGACGAGGCGAGGCGGGAGCGCGAGGCGCGCGCCGCGGCGATCGAGGCCGAGCGGGCCGCGCTCGACGAACGCGCTGAGGCCGAGCAGACCCGCTGGGACAAGCAACGGCGGAAGCTGGAGGACGCGCTGCGCCGCGCGCGGGAGTAG
- a CDS encoding VOC family protein encodes MSILLNIDVPDVAAATTFYTAAFGLTVGRRFGSDFVELLGWPAPVYLLTKAAGTIGAGGDRRRYERHWSPLHIDVVVDDVDAAVARALAAGAVLEVPACDAPYGRIAMLADPFGHGFCLLAFSAKGYDALLDAEA; translated from the coding sequence ATGAGCATCCTCCTCAACATCGACGTCCCTGATGTCGCCGCTGCCACGACCTTCTACACCGCCGCGTTCGGCCTGACGGTCGGACGCCGCTTCGGTTCCGACTTCGTCGAACTGCTGGGCTGGCCGGCGCCGGTGTATCTGCTCACCAAAGCGGCCGGCACGATCGGCGCGGGCGGTGACCGCCGTCGCTACGAGCGGCATTGGTCGCCGCTGCATATCGACGTCGTCGTTGACGATGTTGATGCCGCCGTTGCGCGCGCGCTCGCCGCCGGCGCGGTGCTTGAGGTGCCCGCATGCGATGCGCCCTATGGGCGGATCGCGATGCTGGCCGATCCGTTCGGGCACGGGTTTTGTCTCTTGGCGTTCAGCGCGAAGGGGTACGACGCGCTGCTTGATGCGGAAGCGTAG
- a CDS encoding helix-turn-helix domain-containing protein — translation MSDHRAAVRHHTLRTGIVEFDNGAGSVISVPCTIRDVSGTGARLQLNSSAWVPEQFSVIFSSGLRKACRLAWRKERLIGTAFADGYASPEEQAAMMTADEQSRHRLGIGARVKAARESRGYTEAQVAERIGVTPAFVALAETGEADIPLYQLMHIADLLMVSLDGLVAGPAPEDADAA, via the coding sequence ATGAGCGATCATCGCGCCGCCGTCAGGCATCACACGCTGCGGACCGGCATTGTCGAGTTCGACAACGGCGCCGGCAGCGTCATCAGCGTGCCCTGCACGATCCGCGATGTCTCCGGCACCGGCGCGCGCCTGCAGCTCAACAGCTCGGCCTGGGTGCCGGAGCAGTTTTCAGTGATCTTCTCGAGCGGACTGCGCAAAGCCTGCCGGCTCGCCTGGCGCAAGGAGCGGCTGATCGGCACCGCATTCGCGGACGGCTATGCGAGCCCGGAGGAGCAGGCCGCCATGATGACCGCGGACGAGCAGTCCCGGCACCGGCTCGGCATCGGCGCGCGTGTCAAAGCCGCGCGCGAGAGCCGCGGCTACACCGAAGCCCAGGTCGCCGAGCGCATCGGTGTTACGCCCGCCTTCGTGGCACTAGCCGAGACCGGCGAGGCGGACATTCCGCTCTACCAGCTGATGCACATCGCCGATTTGCTGATGGTCAGTCTCGACGGGCTCGTGGCAGGGCCTGCGCCCGAGGACGCCGACGCGGCGTAG